DNA sequence from the Candidatus Sericytochromatia bacterium genome:
CGCACCACGACCCGGTTGCTGCCTTCGTGGACGGCAAATTCGACGTTGCCGCCACCGCGCAATTTCTCGTTGGCGCGTTCGATCTCCGAGCGGAGTTGCTCGCTGCCGAGGGAGCCGCCCCGTCCGCCGCTGGCGTCCCCATCCGACCCGGTCTGCGTGGCAGGGGCGGGCTGAGGGGTCGACCCGAGCGCGGCGCCCACGGGGGCCATGCTGGGGGCTTCCTGGTTGGCTTGGGGCGCCACGCCGGGCATCTGCAGCGCGGGCGAGGCCATCAAGGGCGTGCTCGTCGTGATGTTCATGGCAAATTCCTCTGTGTGGTGGCCCCGGAGGGCCTGGCTCCTTCCTTGGTTCCACTCAGGTTATCGGCCATCGAGCAGGCCTGCTTTAGGTTGTTTGATCGGATTTTGCGATCCTGATCACGGTCGCGCGGGGCCTGCCCCCGTCAGGCCCCGCGCCACGGCTCATTTGGCGTCCATCCAGGTGGCCCCGCTGTGGATGTCGACGCGCAGCGGGACATCCAGGGCGAAGGCCCCCTCCATTTCCTGGCGAATCAGCGCGGTGACCTCCGGCAAGACCTGCGGCGCCACCTCGAACACCAGTTCGTCGTGAACCTGCAAGAGCATCACGGCCGGGAGGCCGGTGAGGCGGGGAGCCAGGCGCACCATGGCCAGCTTGATGATGTCGGCGGCCGTTCCCTGGATCGGCGCGTTGATGGCCATGCGTTCGCCGAAGTCGCGCACCTGGCGGTTGCTGGCATGGATTTCCGGGATGTAACGGCGGCGCCCTGACAGCGTCTCCACAAATCCGTCGCGCTTGGCCTGGGCGATCGTCCGGATCATGTAGTGCTGGATGCCCGGGTAACGGGCATTGAATCGTTCGATGAACTCGCGGGCCTCTTTGCGTGGGATTCCAAGGGCCTTCGACAGGCCGAAGTCCGACTGGCCATAGACGATGCCGAAGTTGGTGGTCTTGGCGCGGCGCCGCATCTCGGATGTGACCTCGGCGAGCGGCACGTTGAAGATCTCGGAGGCGGTCACGGCATGGATGTCGCGATCCTCCCGGAAGGCCTGAATGAACGTTGGATCGGCCGTGACGTGGGCCAGGATCCGCAGCTCGATCTGTGAGTAGTCCGCTGACACGATCACGCGGTTCGGCTCGCTCGGGATGAAGGCCCGGCGAATTTCTCGGCCCAGTTCCGTGCGAATGGGGATGTTCTGGAGATTCGGCTCCTGGGAACTGAGCCGGCCCGTCGCGGCGATCGTCTGGTTGAAGCTCGTATGCACCCGGCCCGTCGCCGGGTTCACCATGGTGGGCAGGGCGTCCACGTAGGTGTTTTTGAGCTTCACCAGCTGGCGGTATTCCAGGATTCGCCGCACCACCTCGTGGCTGTCGGAGAGTTCTTCAAGGACCTCGGCATCGGTGCTGGGACCGGTTTTGGTGCGCTTGATGACGGGCAGTTGTAGCTTCTCGAACAGCACCACCGCCAGTTGCTTGGGGGAGTTGATGTTGAAGCCGCCGCCCGCCAAGGTGTGGATCTCGCTCTCCGCTGCTGCGATGCGCGAGCCCAACGTCTCACTCAGGGAGGCCAGCCACGCGAGGTCCAGCTTGACGCCGTGTCGCTCCATCGCGGCCAGCACCGGCACCAGCGGCAACTCCACCTGGTCGAACAGGGCACGTTGTCCCCGTGCGTCAAGCAATGGATCGAGAAAATGACGCAGTTCGGCCGTGACGGCCACATCCGCAGCGGCATAGGGAGCCGCCTTGTCCAGCGGGACCTCTGCCATCGTGATCGCCTTCTGCCCTGTCCCGATCAGGGCCTTGATCTCGGTCATTTCGTAGCGCAGGTGTTCCCAGGCCAGTTCCTTCAGCGCATGGCTTTGCCGCCCGGATTCGACCAGGTAATCCGCGATCATCGTGTCGTAAGTGGGGGGAGCGATCACGAGCCCGTGCCGCGTCAGCACCTGCAGGTCGAACTTCTCGTTGTGGGCGACCTTGAGTTTGTGGGGGTCGGCAAAGGCGGGAGCCAGCGCGGTGCGCACCGCTTCCCATTCCAAGTTGGTCGCGCCCGCGTGTCCGAGGGGGATGTAAAAGGTGCG
Encoded proteins:
- a CDS encoding flagellar protein FlaG, which gives rise to MNITTSTPLMASPALQMPGVAPQANQEAPSMAPVGAALGSTPQPAPATQTGSDGDASGGRGGSLGSEQLRSEIERANEKLRGGGNVEFAVHEGSNRVVVRLVDPKSMEIIREFPNSELLDMVAKLQELSGLNVDLKR
- the polA gene encoding DNA polymerase I, translating into MPTPPRLLLIDGHALAYRAYFALMRRGFATRDGRPTGAIFGFVKMMLEAVGNLRPTCLAVAFDRAAPTFRHEAYDRYKAHRARMDDDMIAQMAPLREVVAAFDVPMYELDGFEADDLIGTLSRQAEAEGFDVEILTGDRDAFQLVSERTSVLLPRSGVGDLEVFGPDAVLAKMGVTPAQIPDLKGLMGDASDNIPGVPGVGEKSAVKLLQAYGTIANLYEHLGEVPGKLGEKLRDHTELAQLSLRLATIDRDAPIRFDAARCHLTMPDLGRLTQTLEALEFTSIIRQLPQSLAAFAPAGATVPSVVSAGVGAAPLNQAGQAGLFDALPMTPEPVVQVARPLALNLTLVDTPTALAQLVDTLTQSETFVYDVETTGLQALRCDLVGLAIAVGGPDVAACRTFYIPLGHAGATNLEWEAVRTALAPAFADPHKLKVAHNEKFDLQVLTRHGLVIAPPTYDTMIADYLVESGRQSHALKELAWEHLRYEMTEIKALIGTGQKAITMAEVPLDKAAPYAAADVAVTAELRHFLDPLLDARGQRALFDQVELPLVPVLAAMERHGVKLDLAWLASLSETLGSRIAAAESEIHTLAGGGFNINSPKQLAVVLFEKLQLPVIKRTKTGPSTDAEVLEELSDSHEVVRRILEYRQLVKLKNTYVDALPTMVNPATGRVHTSFNQTIAATGRLSSQEPNLQNIPIRTELGREIRRAFIPSEPNRVIVSADYSQIELRILAHVTADPTFIQAFREDRDIHAVTASEIFNVPLAEVTSEMRRRAKTTNFGIVYGQSDFGLSKALGIPRKEAREFIERFNARYPGIQHYMIRTIAQAKRDGFVETLSGRRRYIPEIHASNRQVRDFGERMAINAPIQGTAADIIKLAMVRLAPRLTGLPAVMLLQVHDELVFEVAPQVLPEVTALIRQEMEGAFALDVPLRVDIHSGATWMDAK